The Myxococcus guangdongensis genome has a window encoding:
- a CDS encoding TonB-dependent receptor domain-containing protein, which produces MGSRRGAVLPLLAVTTLSVLAHAQGIPTPASDPRAVEVELQDVDGCLVLSAEDSARLGVLTVGQDARLQPPVLEAPSPAEWPEGLEGTPGEVSLELLVDVQGVVVETKVTAAPLEPRLIESAMRAAKGLRFKPATLAGAPVAVRLPFVYRFEPPAPVPRSTASLAGEVRARGTRRPLTDATLFVDGATEPSGTVDMEGRFTLALPPGAHRVEVRAPGHQTGAFEETLSEGQSLQVIYRLQPGRVNPYETVVRDERPRTEVTRITLHEQELREVPGTLGDPFRVVMLMPGVGSLASGISYPVVRGSQPAATGFFLDGVRIPMLYHLMLGPAVLHPDFIDTVDFFPGTPPVQYGRLLGGAVDGRLSRPREDRLHVTASVDPINAGGFIEYPFESTGTSVSVAGRISYSALLITLGSKLLSSAETEKLHADFWDYQARVEQKVGQGRLRLFALGSSDDVGSSPSLDWVDMTGGRIVSSFHRVDLRGTHPLAGGDAEVGVTFGTDALGFTGQESFRAASGAIDYQDVGEYALRQLTFAARAGWKRRMSDTLELAVGGDIEHRRAATDIRGTAIPPGSRPGETTDPLKSPSSLAMFSGAYLSATWLPVPGWLVQPGVRVDNYHLSPGINHTVAEPRLTVRHQLSDALVLKGGAGVFHQTPTVLVHLPAVDTSSLRHGLQEGLQFDVGAEWKAMEGLELSGDVFYNPLTRTVELDLQQVVENRRRRGLDTPDPSASGYAYGIDLMARHPLGRDWFGWVSYSFLQSKRRVRFERYGDDDRVVESVEGTLPFAFEQAHVLNAALSYKFGNNWTVGTVVHFNTGRPESGEITTLTQRLVTRADGAQDWVRQDRDKAERLDAFFRVDLRVAKSWAMEDFTLDAYLDILNVSARQEVFAYDYGFDRAQQPERKPLRLPIILPLLGAKGTY; this is translated from the coding sequence ATGGGTTCCAGACGCGGTGCCGTCCTCCCGCTGCTCGCCGTCACCACGCTGTCCGTCCTCGCGCACGCGCAGGGCATCCCGACGCCCGCGTCGGACCCGCGCGCCGTCGAGGTCGAGCTCCAGGACGTCGACGGCTGCCTCGTGCTCTCCGCCGAGGACTCCGCGCGACTGGGGGTCCTCACCGTGGGCCAGGACGCCCGGCTCCAGCCACCTGTGCTGGAGGCCCCCTCCCCCGCCGAGTGGCCCGAGGGGCTCGAGGGCACACCGGGCGAGGTGTCGCTGGAGCTCTTGGTGGACGTCCAGGGGGTGGTGGTGGAGACGAAGGTCACCGCGGCGCCCCTGGAGCCCCGGCTCATCGAGTCGGCCATGCGGGCCGCGAAAGGGCTGCGCTTCAAGCCCGCGACGCTCGCCGGCGCGCCGGTGGCGGTGCGGTTGCCCTTCGTCTATCGCTTCGAGCCACCCGCCCCCGTGCCCCGCTCCACCGCGAGCCTCGCCGGAGAGGTGCGGGCCCGAGGCACGCGCCGTCCCCTCACGGACGCCACGCTCTTCGTCGACGGCGCCACCGAGCCCTCGGGCACCGTGGACATGGAGGGGCGCTTCACGTTGGCGCTGCCGCCCGGCGCCCACCGCGTGGAGGTGCGCGCGCCGGGGCATCAGACGGGCGCGTTCGAGGAGACGCTGTCGGAGGGACAGTCGCTCCAGGTCATCTACCGGCTGCAGCCCGGCCGGGTGAATCCCTACGAGACGGTGGTGCGCGACGAGCGCCCGCGCACGGAGGTGACGCGAATCACGCTGCACGAGCAGGAGCTGCGTGAGGTCCCAGGGACGTTGGGCGACCCGTTCCGCGTGGTGATGTTGATGCCGGGCGTGGGCAGCCTCGCCTCGGGCATCAGCTACCCGGTGGTGCGCGGCAGCCAGCCCGCGGCCACGGGCTTCTTCCTCGACGGCGTGCGCATCCCCATGCTGTACCACCTGATGCTCGGGCCGGCGGTGCTCCACCCGGACTTCATCGACACCGTGGACTTCTTCCCGGGCACGCCGCCGGTGCAGTACGGCCGGCTCCTGGGAGGCGCGGTGGATGGACGACTGAGCCGTCCACGCGAGGACCGGCTGCACGTCACCGCCTCGGTGGACCCCATCAACGCCGGCGGCTTCATCGAGTACCCGTTCGAGAGCACCGGCACCTCCGTCAGCGTCGCGGGGCGCATCAGCTACTCGGCGCTGTTGATAACGCTCGGCTCCAAGCTGCTCAGCTCGGCGGAGACGGAGAAGCTCCACGCCGACTTCTGGGACTATCAGGCGCGCGTCGAACAGAAGGTGGGCCAGGGGCGGCTGCGGCTGTTCGCGCTGGGCAGCTCGGACGACGTGGGCTCCTCGCCGTCGCTCGACTGGGTGGACATGACGGGCGGCCGCATCGTGTCGAGCTTCCACCGCGTGGATTTGCGCGGCACGCACCCGCTCGCGGGCGGCGACGCGGAGGTGGGCGTCACCTTCGGCACGGATGCGCTGGGCTTCACCGGCCAGGAGTCCTTCCGCGCGGCGAGCGGCGCCATCGACTACCAGGACGTCGGTGAGTACGCGCTCCGACAGCTCACCTTCGCGGCGCGCGCGGGGTGGAAGCGGCGGATGAGCGACACGCTGGAGCTCGCCGTCGGCGGAGACATCGAACACCGGCGCGCGGCCACGGACATCCGGGGCACCGCCATCCCCCCTGGCAGCCGGCCCGGCGAGACGACGGACCCGCTCAAGAGCCCGTCCTCGCTGGCGATGTTCTCCGGCGCGTATCTGTCCGCGACGTGGCTGCCCGTGCCCGGGTGGCTGGTGCAGCCCGGCGTGCGCGTGGACAACTACCACCTGTCCCCTGGCATCAATCACACGGTGGCGGAGCCGAGGCTCACCGTGCGGCACCAGCTCTCGGACGCGCTCGTGCTCAAGGGCGGCGCGGGCGTCTTCCACCAGACGCCCACGGTGCTGGTGCACCTTCCCGCGGTGGACACGTCGAGCCTGCGCCACGGACTCCAGGAGGGGCTGCAGTTCGACGTGGGCGCCGAGTGGAAGGCGATGGAGGGCCTGGAGCTGAGCGGCGACGTCTTCTACAACCCGCTCACGCGCACGGTGGAGCTGGACCTGCAGCAGGTGGTGGAGAACCGTCGGCGTCGAGGGCTCGACACGCCGGACCCGTCCGCCAGTGGCTATGCGTACGGCATCGACCTGATGGCGCGGCATCCGTTGGGGAGGGATTGGTTCGGCTGGGTCTCCTACAGCTTCCTGCAGAGCAAGCGGCGCGTGCGCTTCGAGCGCTACGGGGATGATGACCGCGTGGTGGAGTCGGTGGAGGGCACGCTGCCCTTCGCCTTCGAGCAGGCGCACGTGCTCAACGCGGCGCTGAGCTACAAGTTCGGCAACAACTGGACGGTGGGCACGGTGGTGCACTTCAACACCGGCCGCCCCGAGTCCGGCGAAATCACCACGCTGACGCAGCGACTGGTGACTCGCGCGGACGGCGCCCAGGATTGGGTGCGACAGGACCGCGACAAGGCGGAGCGCCTGGATGCGTTCTTCCGCGTGGACCTGCGCGTGGCGAAGTCGTGGGCGATGGAGGACTTCACGCTCGACGCGTACCTGGACATCCTCAACGTGTCCGCGCGGCAGGAGGTGTTCGCGTACGACTACGGCTTCGACAGGGCCCAGCAGCCCGAACGCAAGCCCCTGCGCCTTCCCATCATCCTGCCGCTGCTCGGCGCGAAGGGGACCTACTGA
- a CDS encoding GRAS family protein: MRAQKEQLLFQAMEQGLSGRCDEATAALGALESMLDVDVVPEDLGYQLFATAVRHRLAGAGSRNPYLHPDASERQIDLFRSLMAHMPLASTADALANAVLESLLGGRQEATLVDVGIGQGRQAVRLLQSLSRRGAVPGRLTLVGVDPSGASLAQARAATERVAREVGASVRFIGVESPVEAMSEATWSTLRALPGPRVVNAAFALHHVAEAPGSQGPARDAVLRQLRALEPTGLVMCEPNTDHFQAAPLERFGHAWRHFTHVFQLLDSLGVPGDERAAIKRFFGREVEDVVGTVDESARCERHETARMWMARLTRAGFEPLALLEHLRPDGVHPALTLERAPGVVGLRWRDEVLVAVLAARPVPTRG, from the coding sequence ATGCGCGCGCAGAAGGAGCAGCTGCTCTTCCAGGCGATGGAGCAGGGCCTGTCGGGACGGTGCGACGAGGCCACGGCGGCGCTGGGGGCGCTGGAGTCGATGCTGGACGTGGACGTGGTGCCGGAGGATTTGGGCTACCAGCTCTTCGCCACGGCCGTGCGGCACCGCCTGGCGGGCGCGGGGAGCCGCAATCCCTATCTGCACCCCGACGCGAGCGAGCGGCAGATTGACTTGTTCCGCTCGCTGATGGCCCACATGCCGCTGGCGTCCACGGCCGACGCGCTGGCGAACGCGGTGCTGGAGTCGCTGCTCGGTGGACGGCAAGAGGCCACGCTGGTGGACGTGGGCATCGGCCAGGGGCGCCAGGCCGTGCGGCTGTTGCAATCCCTGTCGCGCCGTGGCGCCGTGCCCGGGCGGCTGACGCTGGTGGGCGTGGACCCGAGCGGGGCGAGCCTCGCGCAGGCGCGTGCGGCGACGGAGCGCGTGGCGCGCGAGGTGGGCGCGAGCGTGCGCTTCATCGGCGTGGAGTCCCCGGTGGAGGCGATGAGCGAGGCGACGTGGTCGACGCTGCGCGCGCTGCCGGGCCCCCGGGTGGTGAACGCCGCGTTCGCGCTGCACCACGTGGCGGAGGCGCCGGGCAGCCAGGGGCCGGCCCGCGACGCGGTGCTGCGCCAGCTGCGCGCGCTGGAGCCCACGGGCCTGGTGATGTGCGAGCCGAACACGGACCACTTCCAGGCGGCGCCCCTGGAGCGCTTCGGCCACGCGTGGCGGCACTTCACCCATGTCTTCCAGCTGCTGGACTCCCTGGGCGTGCCGGGCGACGAGCGCGCCGCCATCAAGCGCTTCTTCGGGCGCGAGGTGGAGGACGTGGTGGGCACGGTGGACGAGTCCGCCCGCTGCGAGCGCCACGAGACGGCGCGCATGTGGATGGCGCGGCTCACGCGCGCGGGCTTCGAGCCCCTGGCGCTGCTCGAGCACCTGCGCCCCGACGGCGTGCACCCGGCGCTGACGCTCGAGCGCGCGCCGGGCGTGGTGGGCCTGCGCTGGCGGGACGAGGTGCTGGTGGCGGTGCTGGCCGCGCGGCCCGTGCCGACCCGCGGTTGA
- a CDS encoding CinA family protein, whose translation MTPGNDGQDDARGERTLEERVLERCQRAGVRLVLVEACAGGLLCGRLTEVPGASAVVERGFVPYSYESKVEQLGVPLELLQAHGSVSAQAAQALAQGALEHSRANWAIAETGIAGPGGGTPNKPVGLAFIAVMRRGGEVTVERHVFAGARGQVRDAVARRAFALLLERLSVES comes from the coding sequence GTGACGCCGGGAAACGACGGGCAGGACGACGCGCGCGGGGAGCGGACGCTGGAGGAGCGCGTGCTGGAGCGCTGCCAGCGCGCGGGGGTGCGGCTGGTGCTGGTGGAGGCGTGCGCCGGCGGGCTCTTGTGCGGGCGGCTGACGGAGGTGCCCGGGGCCTCGGCGGTGGTGGAGCGCGGCTTCGTGCCGTACTCCTACGAGTCCAAGGTCGAACAGCTCGGCGTCCCGCTCGAGCTGCTCCAGGCGCATGGCTCCGTGAGCGCGCAGGCGGCCCAGGCCCTGGCGCAGGGGGCGTTGGAGCACTCGCGCGCGAACTGGGCCATCGCGGAGACGGGCATCGCGGGCCCTGGCGGGGGCACGCCGAACAAGCCCGTGGGCCTGGCCTTCATCGCGGTGATGCGGCGGGGCGGTGAGGTGACGGTGGAGCGCCATGTCTTCGCCGGGGCCCGCGGCCAGGTGCGCGACGCGGTGGCCCGGCGCGCCTTCGCGCTGTTGCTGGAGCGGCTGAGCGTCGAATCCTGA